From Populus alba chromosome 16, ASM523922v2, whole genome shotgun sequence:
aatttatatgttttggatcattttaatatgttaatgttaaaaataatttttaaaaaataaaaaaacatcattaatatacattttgaaagattatttaaaaatcaatcattaccACACACTGACAAATATACTCACACCATCCTTGCTGAGCATTTTGGAATGATAAACCAAATAGTACGTGaccatcaaacaaccatttGAGGCCGATTGTCAGAAAACTGTGAATTTCTTGGATTCGGTCACTTTGCTTTGATATTGCACCTTCTTTTCCTTCCCTTCAAAAGCGAAAGGACCTCTGAGCTTCCACCTGATATCCCATCAACGAACATGAAGGCACCTATTACAATGTCTTAACCAAGATAAGTTGTGACAGTCAAAGATACCCAGCCCATTCCTGGAAGAAAGGCTATTGCTGGCTTGCTGCTGCAAAAGGAGAAGCATAGGCAAGGTTTGGAATGAAAGGATGATCATTAGAGTATCTTGCTTCGGATTGAAGGATGATCATTAGAGCATCGTGCTTCTCCATATTCACAGTCCTTTTAATTCTTTCTGGGTGCCAATCAGTCTGTCTGCATTTTCTATTCTGAAAGGTTGTAGGGTTGACAGGTGCTACAAAGTGTGGATTTTGAACTTTGGAGTAAGCAGAAAATTGGAGGCAAGAAATTCAACTCAAGAATAGAACATGACTGTTACTTTTCTGGTCCATTTAGAACTTCCAATATTATTCAGTATGAAAGTGATCATCCCATGGTAGAAGAATTACAAGTTAGCAGTATCCAAAACGACCTGAGATCAAATTCAGCTGACACCTAGAACgagatgagaaaaagaaagggtTCCCCTTGCTGAGCTGCTGCTGTCTAGTTCAAGACCCAGTGAGCTTCCCAATGAATTATAAGAAAAGCAAAATCATATTTCACTGGTTTTAAGAAATTGTGAAACCAAAAGGTCAGCATTTTTGCGTTTACATGAACTCAACTGGCAAAGGCCTCTTGCCTGTGAAGTAGCGAAATTACAATTACCAAGttttttatggtaacaaacagTATAAATGCAAAAATACATCCAGGGGGGACAGAAAACCAAACGAGGGGAAGGGGTAAAAGAGGATAGAGTTGTTACAAGCACATGAAAGCTGGTGAAGATCGGGAACAACATCCCTACAAATACAGTAAAGGAAGAGATTAAAGCCAATAAAGAAGTGCTTCCAATCATACGAGATGGTTCAGATAAATGGGCATGAAAACTGGCACAAAGGTGATGCAATTATGTCAGAAGGACTGGCTTAGCCGCACAAAAATCAGATAGATCATAATTCCAGCAAAGATTGATGCTTTAAAATTGACAAAGGCAACATCCAGATATAATCATGGAATTGCTTTATTACATCTACCCATTTTCTCCCCCGAGAAAGGTTTCTAGAAGACAGTCCTCGCAGTGTCGGTATCTTGTGACTTTACACAAATGCATTCGTTCAATTTTTCTGTCTTTCTGtgttgcattttaaaaaaaaaaaaaaaatgagagaatatTTCATTCATGAGAACAAGCATCAACATACAAAAGTTCCTCGAATTTTTGAGGATAACCTGAAAACCAAATTCATAGTGCACAAGAAAAACATTGTGTCCTTTTGCTAGCTAATCCACAATGCTATTGGAGATCTATGGATGTACAAAATCCTACAACCTATAGAGTCTGTATGACATCTAAATTCAGTCACAATGGAAGCGATTTCCCTGTGTATTTTCTGATGTAGAAGGGAAGAGGGATAGTCTTGCCAAATAGAATGCTCTTGACAGTGGTTTTAGGgtaaaaaaagtttatgaaaAACCTTAGAGCATGGAAATAGAAGAGCAATGATCAGGTAAAAAGACAAATGCTACGaagttcattttttaatttttaaaccagGACAGTTATAAGAAACAACATCCTCACAAATCCTAATTTACTACTCTACAGCTACAGAGCTCTGAGATAAAAATACCCGACAGAGATCAGAAATTTGCTAAATTATGCAGGGAAGAGGGGTTGAGTGAACAAAACAGCAGGATGAAAATAGTGGAAAAAACAATGCAAGAGCTCCAGAATAAAGAAAAGCGAATTTATGCAACAAAATAACTAGCAGAAAGGGAACTAGAGATACTAATGAAATAAATTGTAAATGGAATTCACATTACCGCTATTAAAAGTATTGTATAAGAATGTGGAAAacatataatacaaataatacttTTGTTTAGATGGACAAGGAAATAAATTAGTCTGGATCACACAATGTAGTATAATTGAAAATTGACTGCGCAAACACTTTGAAACAAAACAGGAATCCAGAGCCAAGGAAGAAAGGGGGGGGAGCTGTTGTTTATTTCCCTGATAGGCTGGATACTCAGCCTAATATTCCATGTTCAAAGATGCTCCCCAACTCAAACGCTAAACAAGTTCTAGGGGAATATTTGTAGTGACACTCTCCTATCAGGCATCTGTCAGATTTCATACCCCATCCATTAGCATCTAAGGCTGGATAGGCTGGTCATCCAGCCTGGGAATATTTGAGCACAAAAGAGAGAGATGAACTATTATATATACTTCAGCTTGTCTAGTATTCAGATGACCCAAAGAAGGAGAGGTGAATTCTTCTTAGTCCTGAGAATCTGATAAAGAAATACACCAAATTTGTCTCAAAAGTCAAGGCAGATGACAGACTTGTTATCATGTAATCACAATCAAATTCATTATCATTAACTTAACAAGCAAATGACTTCAAAATACAGTCAGAATCCCTTGCTGCCCCAAATAAAGCCACTTGCATGACTAGTGATGAATTTCCATAAAACCAGACTCAAGAAAACATGTGAAGTACTCAAGACACTCTTGGAATCTATTTCTACACAAAATAGAGCAcagaaaatataacaaatacaACTTAAACAGACAAAATGGTCAAGAACAACCAGGACACAAGCTCACCTTTCAATTGTTTTGAAACCCAATTCTTGGTCTAATTAAGAATCACCCTTCAATTCATCCGAATCCGAATCCGAATCACTTGCATTATACCCTAACAAAGAACGATAAACCAAGGAAGCAATATCAGTAATGACCCTGATAGCCATACtaatatttgatgaaaaataaatgacaacACAGATCATAACCAAACCTGGTTGCTTATTAGAAACCTTCCAAACCCAAGACCTAGTCCTTGATGCTCTTGTCATCCAAATTCTTCCCTACAATcccaacaaacaaacacaaaataaacacTCTCAAATTCATCATCAATAACCCAACACAAAACCCCAACAACTCCAATTCATCAAATCATAAACAAAAGCAACACCAAAccataaaaagattttttttaaaaaaaaaagagcataccTTTTGTTCATCTTTAGGGACTCCATAACCACTATAATACATTTGACTAACCAAGACTTGCATATTGATATCTCCTGCTTTGGCTTCCTTGAGTGTGTCTTTAAACCACCTCTTAATACAATCAGACACAACATCTGACAAAGGCACACGTGTGTTGTTGCTGTTACCAGTACCGTTGTTGCTGCTGCTCTTGTCTAAACCAGAACTGTTTTCCATCTTCTCGAACTGTTTAATTATCGATGtggtttttgcttgtttttttgaGTGATGATGAACCAGCTGCTTGGATATATTAGAAAGCGCTTTTCCCATAAAAGAATTGAAGACCCCAAGAATCTTTATAGAtatctacacacacacaccaaagCAAAACATGAAAGATGGAAACTTTGTGCCTTTCTAGGCCTAAAACACTAATCTTTTCTATTTGGGTTTTGCTTTTAGGCCATTTTTGTGTGCTTTTAAAAGAGGGTTGAGAATGAGGGAGGGAGCATAAACAAAGGAGAGTGAGACGGCAAAAGCTGGCTACATACAGAGAGGAGAGGAGTAAAGGagacaagaaagagaaaaacgGTGGCGTTTAGGTTTCAAAGCTTTGTGTTATTTAAAGAATTTGTGGGCTAGAAGGATGTCCTCTAGTGGTTTGTGTCtgattttagttttgttaaaaACTCAAGACACGTTAATTCAAGGGCCACTTGTACCTtgtttgtttccttcttcttccttttttttttttttttctccaaaaaaaatatatagataaaaggttattttgattattttttaaaatgtgttttatttaaaaatatattaaaataatatttattttatatattaaaaattatttttaatatcagcacatcaaaataatctgaaaatattaaaaaatattaatttaaaataaaaaaaattaaattaaatcttttaaaaaatatttttaaaacacaaaaacaaacaagatctAAATTATATGGATATATCACTATTAGACTGGTGGACATTGAGTTAATCAATAATTTAcccattattttgatttgattaattttatttaaaattatattgatttttttaattttttatttttattcatgttagAGCATAAGTCAACTAAATTATACATTAACTCGTCGAATCATTAATATTTAGTTTGGTcaacaaacaaataattcaaaatacagTCCAACTCCTATCAAGCTCCAAATTACTTGGTTAATGAATCAACCCAAGTATCAAAACTAGATTTAATTAACCATGACAAATTATTCTAAACTCTAAACAAGACAAGctcaattaataattatttttttattttttttattaaaatagatattcgGGTAAATTTACACGCACTCAGACTAATTTCACGGatcctaaaattaacgatcatataaatcTTCAATAGCTCTGAAAATactcaaataattatttttatacttaaatAGATATGCTTGTGAGTGGattgtactttaaaaaaaattgtttttttatcttcaaattatttattttttatttttacattgttttaatatactaatttaaaatactACATATTAAAGTTGTAAATGAAGTAACACAAGTGTGAGTCACCAATATAAAATTGCAGTGACCCGATTTGAACCCAAGCTCTTACCCAGCATGGAGAAGGTGCTTGTACCGAGGAGAggacaaccttttttttctggCACCACTTGTGGTCGTGGCTGTAAAAATTGCTGTCCAAATCAGCTGAGCTAATGGCTAAGATAATATTTGTGGCTGCCCAATAAATTAAATGCAATCTTTCTGGTTGTGAGTTTGTATGAGAAgccaagaaaagaagagaaaatgtgTTGAATTAATTGATGTTACactctagaaaaataaattttagttttcttgttttgatttttaaacaaaattattaaatataatgtcATTATTTGAGTTACATGCTAGGAATATTGacttagattaatttaaaataatattatttcaagatttttttaaaaaaaaaataaaataggttttgactcttatttaatttaatttaatttaaagtaaatcgTTAGAGGTTTTTTATAGAAAGTAgaaaaaatgtcaaaattagaaaaatatcagagttaaaaacttatattaaaaaatagcttaatttaaaaagttacaTAGCTCATATGCAACTATAAAATTACATGTGTCACatgcaaaacaaaaattcaactCAACAAATCATATTCAATGAACTTAGTAAATAAGATAAGATTAACTCAACTATGTACGGATAAAAACTcaatataattcataatataagataagataaggatttaacaagttatagatatttaagtttaatatctgataaattattaaatcaagttCTCAACCTatctaacataaatattttacaacaataatttaaaaattcaaaatttaattataaatcaagtGTTGTGCAACAACTacttacccttttttttttttaattcaagactTGCACGAATATTTTTGGACTTcaaatgttataaaataaagggtttgaattaaaaagaaaagaataaaaaaaaggagagagtgATTATTGCTTaccatttataattttgaaattttggtctGACTTGGGATTTGGCCAACTTGGAACCCCACCGACCTGGGGCTAAAACCAAgccgagtttaaaaaaaaataaagaaaaaaaaattagggttattttatcaaaaacccggttgcaactcgttaatttttattttttttactaaacatcattttaatttttaaaaaaaaattacaggcaCCCCGATTAAAATTTGGAATTCAAATATGGGATCAGaccaagtttaaaaattatatttataattgtgtTGAACCCACAAATCGAGgcttaatttaataacaatatatttatgccgatttttggattttaatattagaaaagaAGTGATTGTTGCTTACAGTTGCGCACTCTCTTAAGATTTGATAATACTATGACATAATTTGTTTATCCAAACCAGCTGGTTAGGATACGCATGCGAGccattatcttttattaatttattctatGAGTATTAGTGATTGTTGTCCTTATCCTAAACagtaaaacaatgaaaatcagTTGTATAATTAtgagaaagttttttttaattattttattataatctattttttatattccaaAACTATATAATAGCATGATAaatgtgctattttttttttaactagttacATGTATGTTGACACTTGAGATGCGAGTTTTTTACTATTTGTTCAAAAGTTATTATTGAAGctaatttttgaaaagtaatactAAATGAATAACATCATTTATATTCTAATTTATAAttacatattaataaaaaaattcaaattacaaaTTCAGAATTCTTTTATGTTATACATcttctttataaattaaattagatttttaatttctttatgcCACCTAAAAATCACccatttttacaaatttatctattaatattaatttttggcAATTCAGcaaatatcatctttaataattttctccaatatcttattttaaatttagattttaatcaCCATCTCTCAATCATTTTCGTTTTGTTACGAGAGAAAGAGATATGATTTGTTTTACTCACCATCTATTTatagaatatattattttcttttatttgtgtgTGAATGAAAAAGATCTCCATTTATGTGattataaattgacatttgatttaattaataaaatttacctaGATTTTGGCACGTTAACTAAATGTTAgttaaacttaattttagaatatttatattttaaatcagtCATTTTATAGATTTGTTGTACAATGAAGTTATTAATCTacccttaaaataaataaataaaatgtaacTTAGGCAAggcatgttttttatttttacttttcattttttttgcacagtataattatttaactatccttaaaattttattttcttaaacttcTATCCAGAgatgttttcatcatttcattatagtttttctttaattatcaaataggCTAAGAAGCATATAGTTCtttcaacatatataaaatataatttaaaagaacaAGTGCCTGGCATATACAACAACAAGAAAGAGATCATGCCCTTCAGGTGACGAGTGCAAGCTTATTCAGCAATTAAACACCACCTTTTAGGGTAGGTTTAAAAACGACATACCAAGATCTTACTAGTGGCAGGGTGTATGTAATCAACAGGCTAGTAATGTGGCTTtagtagatattttttttcttcctcccattttctctctcttctccttgaCAAGATACATAATTTccctttcatttatttaatgtatataatttgattcttattattttgattgttatttttttttttttttttattttttttgttcaatttgatcccttataatttgctttcattaatttttatatcaaatttaatctttatttttttaattgctatttttttatcattttttataattgactttggtttttaatttcatctctcaatatttgattttgattttttatatcaaatttggtttcttttctttttattgctatttattttgttttagattcttttttattgtatttttcttttcaatttcatcccttgtaGTTTGTAGTTGAGAGTTTCACTTTGTTATTTCTTTAGGGTTTGTCTTCTATAGGGTCAACCCTGAGCTCATAATCGGTGTTACAGGTTTCGAGTATTAACACAagttattactttttttttttttatctttttaaattattcttttttaaatttcatctattgtcatttggttttatttaattcttaaatCAAATTCggtccttgtttttttaattgatatttatttattatttattcttttcataattgttttttccttaaatttcatccattaatatttgattttgatttatatttatatcaaatttgatcctttttttttctatttcttttgttttagaatctttttttattgtctttttttgcCAATTTCATACCCTAGTATTTTTGTGATTGAATATTTACTTTGTTAATTTTTGGGGTTTTGCCTTCTATGGTGTTAATATCTAGTTCATGACTAGGGTCATAAGTTTGGTATATTAATATGAGTtgacttcagttttttttttaaaatttttttgttaaatttgatttttttttaatctcatccttcaatgtttaatttattatgaattattttttttttttttttttttttcttttttcttggttattcCAATCCAATGCACATAGTCGTGAGATTAACATGTtaactcaaatcttttttttcattgcttttatttaaattttttattttaaccttcaacaatgtgttgtttgataattgagttttattaatttattttaatttgattttaataggATTACCTCGATATTACgaccaaattttaaatttgacatATTAACATGGATGggttcaaatcatttttttttttacctttttttctttgctagttttttgttagtttctttattataattgctctttttttttatactattaaaattataaaagtttattaaacttaattaattcaatcacCCCgaattcttgattatttttactTGTATGGAAATGTTTGCATCACTTTAATACTCTTtttatgtgataaaaaaaaaagaagaagttagaCTAGCATATGGCATAATGAAGGCCATCTATTTAGCATAATGACAATCAATCATCTCACAATTgacaccagaaaaaaaaaatttacacaggagtaataaattaacaaatcaattgaATTCTTTAATCCTACTTGTTAGTTAACCATATGCACACCTAATTTCTCATTGAGTAGCCCTATCATTACATCTCAATTTGATTTAGGTTTATCTtgatgtctattttttttttatatatataaaaaaacaaagcccaGAACGAGAAGGTCATGAATTAACCTGCCCGGTTAAAAACAGTGATCTGGacaatttaagagaaaaaaaatatccttctCCGATCAAAAATCCTCCGATATCGGTTCCAACGCCGGAGTCCACGGCCTATAATTCACTAACCGGCAACTGGTAGAGGTCGTAAGATCATTTCCTTCTAAAACGTTAACCTCGCCCTCTGATCCCTCCTCCAACTCCCTCATCTCCACAGCCATAGCAGGCAAAACCTTGGCACCATTTCTCTTCTTGCTCGACCTTTTCGCACAAGCAGCAATACTAGACTCCATGATTGCCACCTCCGACGCAGAAATCTTACAGTTTACCTTACTTAAAGTAACTAACAAGTATACCTTTCCCGGCAAAAGCTCATCATCAGCTCGCATGGCTACTACACGACTCCTTTGCTTGAGCTCATGCAATGGACAAATTGCATGGCCAGGTTCTTCAAGCATAAGCTCTGCAGCTTTCACTGGGAGACTTACCTGCCTCAAGTTCCCCTGAGAATCCATAAGTTTTGCAGTCTTGGGTACTTTTCTTGAGCAGGTAAAAACAACACAACAAGAAGTGTAGTTTCCCATGTTTTTCTGTAGGGTTTCAAGTTTGAATTGAATATCAGCTAGCAGGATTGTCTTCAACACTGTTTCTTTGATCTGGTTGATGTTTTAGGACATTGGAGAACAGCGGAGggtatatatatagagagaagaagagtggAAGGAGGGGTGGGAGTAATGTAGCAGAGTGGACGGTCAAAAGAGTGTAAAAGAAGAGTAATATGGTGTTTGTTGACGGGAGTTGTGACGTGAGAGAGAGGTCGGTCAGCAGCGAGTAAGAACAAAAACACGCATTTGTTCTCTATTTTGGCCATTTTCTAGAATGCTGATTTTGTCTCTATTTTACATTGGAAGACCTAGGTAAAAAGAACttatttcctttttgttctAGTACATGTGTggtttgcaggatattcagtaGGATGTAGAATTAATTATGGTATGTGTAAATTGATTCGGACatctatttaaataaataaataaataaaaacatgcatTTGTTCTCTATTTTGGCCATTTTCTAGAATGCTGATTTTGTCTCTATTTTGGCCAGAGCTAGAATTGTTTCCATTACGGAAGAAAGAATAATCCTACCTGTACTTtccatcatatttttatattttaaaaaaatttttaaaatattttttatgttttttctgctatttaaattaatataattttaatatttttaaattattttataggttaattttaaaaataatttttttaaattataaaagaaattgttgaaaatGAGAGTGAAAGGTGGCCATAAACTCGATGAATGGTAGGACCTGGTGGGGAGGGTTGACTGAGCCAGAGTGTTGAAGTATTTCTATTTCACCTCGTCATTGGATACGTCATAAGTGGATGTGGATGAGAGGTGAAGGCAATCGGTGGGCGGATGCGAGAGAGTGTCTTGTATTATTAGGCGAAGgaagcatagttttaagattTAACTTTGAGCTATATCCCTTACGTGtctagattaaaataatattattttaataaaaaagtattaatttaaaataaaaatttatcaattttaattattgattgactgtttagaaatattcaaattgacaaaaataattcacCTGACCCAATCAAAACCCAACTTTATTCCATTCCACCGACTCGGACTTGactcaattattaatttttttgactttttacttttatttttattttcaaaataacaccatttgattttttaattttttaaattgagttttaaaactatgctattataaataaagtctaaattgtgttttaaaactatgttatTATAAATGAAGTCATGTAGCTAGACtagtagaaaataaaagttCTGGACAGTCTGGGAAGGGATTTAACTTGGTTTTAGATGGGGTCACTAAAACGCAATGGATCATGCAGATGAACTGATAGATATATTTAAAGACTAGATGAATAGAACTAAGTTCAGTAGGAGGCTAAATCACACCAGACTAATAAAATAGCATTAAAAAGCCATAATTTTCAATCCTCTCTTGTTTTTTGCCTCTCTTTTTTAACTTCACGCTTAAAGAGCTTTAAATCAGATTCGAAGTTTTTCAAAAGATTCATGGAACTCAATTCTTTGAAAAACATAGTTG
This genomic window contains:
- the LOC118056144 gene encoding uncharacterized protein → MGKALSNISKQLVHHHSKKQAKTTSIIKQFEKMENSSGLDKSSSNNGTGNSNNTRVPLSDVVSDCIKRWFKDTLKEAKAGDINMQVLVSQMYYSGYGVPKDEQKGRIWMTRASRTRSWVWKVSNKQPGYNASDSDSDSDELKGDS
- the LOC118056145 gene encoding uncharacterized protein, producing MGNYTSCCVVFTCSRKVPKTAKLMDSQGNLRQVSLPVKAAELMLEEPGHAICPLHELKQRSRVVAMRADDELLPGKVYLLVTLSKVNCKISASEVAIMESSIAACAKRSSKKRNGAKVLPAMAVEMRELEEGSEGEVNVLEGNDLTTSTSCRLVNYRPWTPALEPISEDF